The sequence CATTACCTGGTACCGGCCCACCGGCTCGAGGGAGATGCCCTGGACCAGGGAGCGGGGATCCGGGTACACCACTGTGAGGGAGGCTGCCTCGACTCGTGGGCGACAGGAGGAACGACCCCGCCCGTGAGCTGGATGCGTCAAGCGGCGAGTGCTTGGGCTCGGTGGGATCAGGCGGTTGCCCCGTCGTACGGTGTGCCGGTTTTGAGGCAGCCGTGCAGGATGCCGACGAGCCGGTTGGCGAGTTGGCGCAGGGCGGCGTTGAATTCGATGCCGCGGGCTCGTTGCCGCTCGTAGCAGGCCCTGGCGCCCGGTGAGGTTCGTAGTACGGAGTGCCTGGGCGATCAGGGCGTCGATGAGCCGGTCGTTGCGGAGGTGCCGGGCGGTCACGGCCTTCTTTCTGCCGCAGGCGCGGGTGATCGGGCTGGTGCCGGCGTAGTTGTTGCGGGCCTTGGCGCTGGCGTAGCGGTGGGGGTCGTCGCCGGATTCTGCGAGGCCCCGGGCGCTGGGCATCGGTCCCAGTCCGGGCCGGGAGCGGATGATCTCGGCGTTCGAGTGCCGGCCGAAGCAGTCCTCGACCTGACCGTGCAGGATGTCGACCTGCTCGTTCAGGGTGACCAGCAGTGCGACGAGAGCGCGCACCGAGTCGGAGCAGCCCGGCTCCCTCGGGCCCCGCCGCTACCACGGGATGCTGTCCGCCCCGGAACCGTCACATCTGGGAGGTCGGCGGCTTCACATCACGCGGCGCAGCGTGTCAGGCTGGTCGCAGAGAGGAGTCAGGGGCGTACGGCGACGGCGCCGTAGCAGGACGCGTGTGCGTCGCTGACCGGGCTGAGGGCGGACTCGGCGTCGGGGCGCCAGCGCGGGGTGGGCACTATCCCGGGCTCCAGCAGGTCCCAGCCGGTGAAGAAGCGTGCGAATTCCTCGCGGGTGCGGGCCTGGACGAGGGTGCCGGCCTCGCGGTAGACGCGGGCGGCGCGCGCGGCGTCCTGGGGCGCGTGGTCCGGTGTGAAGTGCGAGATGGCCAGGGCGCTGCCGGGTGCCCGGAGCCGGTCCTTGAAGGCCTGGGCGATCTCGTGCGCGCCGTCGTCGTCCGGGACGAAGTGCAGCAGCGCGTTCATGCTCAGCGCCACCGGCCGGTCCAGGTCCAGGACGCCCGTCTTCTCCACCGCGTCGAGCACGTGTTCCGGATCGCGCACGTCCGCCTGGATGTAGGCGGTGCGCCCCTCCGCGGAGCTGCGCAGCAGGGCCTGGGCGTGGATGAGGACGATCGGGTCGTTGTCGGCGTAGACCACCCGGCAGGCCGGGTCGACGGCCTGGACGATCTCGTGGAGGTTGGGTGAGGTCGGGATGCCGGTGCCGATGTCGAGGAACTGGGTGATGCCGCTCTCGGCGAGCATCCTGGCGCTGCGGTGCATGAAGGCCCGGTTGGCGCGGGCGGCGAGCGGGGCGTGGGGGAAGACGGCGAGGGTCTGGGCGGCGGCCACCCGGTCCGGCTCGAAGTTGGTCGTTCCGCCGAGGAAGAAGTCGTACATGCGCGCGGAGTGTGGCCGGTGGATGTCGAGGACCACCTCGGCCGCCGGTTCGTCGTCGCCGCGTGCTGTGGCCTGCTCGCTCATCTGCTCCCCCAGTCGCGGTACCCCGACGGCGCGCGGGCAGGGCTGTGCGCAGCCCTCGCCACCGTGGCGGGGGACTGGCGGGCCCCTGGCGCGGCCTTCCCCCACTATGCCCACACCCCGGCGGCGGCAATCAAGGCCCGCCGCCCCCGCCCGGTGCCGACCGGACGGCCGCGGCCGCCGAAGCGGTAGAACACGATCATAAGCGAACACAATTGACGTGCAATCAGGAAACTGCTCGTCATGCCATATAACGTGCAATGTCGTTATGTGATCGGCTTCACGTATTGGATGCCCGTGCGCTTCGATGTGCGAGTGGGGAGCAACCGCTCCCACAGGAAGCCGACCGGCCGGCCCCGGGGGAGAACCCGGCCCGGCACACAGGTCGGACCGGGCGGCCGGCAGGACCGGCCACTGGGGAGGATTCGAACGTGACCGAGCACGAGACGGCGGCGGCCCGCTCGCGGGCCGCACTGCACCTGGCGTTCACCGCGTTCTGCGACACGCACGGCAATGCCTGGTTCGGGCTGGCCCGCGCCCGACTCCACGACGACGTGCTCGCCCTGCGGGCCGTCCAGCGGATGAAGGACCATCTCTGGCGGCAGTGGGCCGTCGCCCTGCGCGAGGAGCACCCCGCCTCCTACGCCTGGATGCTGATCAAGAGCGCGGTGGCCGACGCCGTCGCCGAGGTGATCGCCGAGACCGGCCGCCCGCCCGGCAGCCCGCCGGCCGACCGCGCCGAGGCCATCCGCTACTTCGCCGACCAGGCCCGCATCGGCCTCGAAACCCTCGGCGACCACGAACACCTCTACCAGGCGGTGCTGCGCCTGGCCGAGCGCCAGTACGACGTCGTGGTCCTGCGGTACCTCCTTGGGCTGAAGGACGCGCTGATCGCCGAGCACCTGGGCATCTCGGAGACGAACGTGAGGTCCACCGCCCACCAGGCACTGCGCAGGCTCAACCGCCTGATGGCCGGGACCGACCGCGACAACAAGGAGTGAGTATGGGACGCGACCGCCTGGTACCGGGCAAACGGGACGGGGACCGGGCCGGCCGGGCCCGGCGCTCCCCGGCGGACCTGCCGCCTCCGCCCGACCAGGAGCGCGCGTCCCGTCGTGCCTGGCGGCGGCTGTTCGCGGTGGCGCCGCCGCTGGGTGCCGAGCACGTGCAGGCCGCCCACGAGCTCGACCTCGCGGTCACCCTCGTCCTTGCGCAGCCGGCCGCGGCTCCCTCGCTGCGCCAGCTCGCGAACAGCCGGCGCATCCATCCCGAGGGGGCGCTCGTTCTCGGTGCTCTGCTGCAGGTGACCGGGCGCCGGGAGGCCGCCCGGTTCTGGTGGGAGTTCGCCGCCGGTGCCGGCAGTTACACCGCCGCCAGCTGCCTGAACCTGCTGCACCGCAGCCGCGGTGAGATCCGGGACGCCGACTGGTGGCGCGAGCAGGCCGAGTCCCTGGCCGCGAACCCCCGACCCGCCACCGCCGACGCCGGCGCCGTCCTGGGCGCCAGCCTCCTGCCCGCCCACGTGCGCGACGACATCATCGCCCGCTGCCACGAAGGCCTCGACGTCCGCCTGCCACCGCGCATCGCCGCCGTCGTCCACCAACTCCCCGTCACCGCCGACGACGAGGACCACGGGGAGATCCCCCAACCCGACCCCGCCCTGCTGCGCGGCCTCGCCGCCGCCGCCACCGCCCACCCCGCACCCGCCACCCGCCCCGACGCCCCGCCCATCCTCTGGTACGCCCTGCACCGCCACCCCTCGGCCGACCTCCTGTGACCCACCGGACAGCCCCGCCGGACCGCAGCCCGACCACCAGGGCCAAGTCGCGCCGGCACTGGACGAAGGCCCGCGAGGAAGACGGATCACCACACGGGCCGTGCGGCGGTCCCGCAGGAGGCCCGCTTTCACCACCCGGTCAGTACGTCGGGGCGATGCACCGCCGTCTGGGCGCCGCGCGTCGTGGCCCGTCCCGGGCCCACAACGCGGCGCCACCCTCGGCAGCCCGTACGCCTGTGCGCTCCCGTGCAGCGACCGGCCGGCACCCGCAGACTTCTACCGGACCGCGGACCAGCGCCCCGGGCAGGTCTGTGGTCCGCTTGAGCTCGAGCGCAGAAGCCCGCCCCCGCAGGTCGACGTGGCCGAGGGACCGGCGCGCACCATCCGACGGCCGCGCGCACCGGACTACGCGTCGCTGCGGCCCCTCGACACCGGCACCTATCCGACCGGAGCGCGGCCCTCCGCCACCAGCTCGTCGTACCGCTCCTGCGAAGCCGCCCCGACCCGCTCCGACGTCCAGACCACCCGCCCCAACCAGGCCCGGGGCGTCGACACGTCCGCCGACGACCGACCCCATCCTGTCGCCAGGATCAGCGCCAATTCGCCCGCCGGGTACAGGTGTACGGGGTGCACAGGCCGCATCGGCGACCCAGGCGGAGTCACTCCGGTTGCGCGCAGCTGCCCTCGCGCGCCCCGCCCGACGCCTCCGCGCCCGGGTCCGGCAGCGCCCCGAGCAGAACTGTGCCCCGCCGACCGCTCCAGCCCCACCGTCCACGAGACCCCGCACTCCGGGCACACCGCTCGCCGACCCGCCCGGATCGGGGTCACCTTGACACCCGCACGGCGCGCCGAACGCCAATGCGCCGCCCGGCACCGCGCCGAACAGAACACCGCCCCCGCCCGTGCCGCCGTGCTCAGTCGATCACCGCACGCCGGGCACGACCGCACCAGATCACCGGTCGCCCGGCCAGCGTAGAGCGGGGCACGCAGCTTCCAAGTTGACGTGCCGACATCCGCTGCCAGTCGACGTGCTCGCGTCTGTCACATGCGGCGGTGGGGGCCGTGGGTCGGCGTGGGGCGGTCGTCGGGTGACATGGGAAGCGGTTCCAGGAGCACCGGTCCGGGGTAGAAGGTGGAGCTGTTCGGGCCGACCATGTCCTCACCGATCAGGTAGCGGTAGAGCCACTCGGCGAAGCTCATCCGGTACTCGTACCAGGAGCCGTCGTGCTCGACCGCGCAGATCCGTACTCCCGTGCCGTCAGGCAGCGGGGCCAAGAAGATGTACTCTCCCCGATCGGTACTGGTGAGCGGGATCAGGCCGTCCTTCGTACCGAACGTCATCTTGCTCAGGCCGAGTACGGCGCGGGCGTCCTCCTCCGGCTCCAGCCAGTTCTCGCGCTCCCAATCCAGCTCGGCCCAGGCGCGGGAGGTCTGGCGGATCTCCTTCCCGAGGTTCCAGCGCTCGGTGGCCGGGTGCTTGAGGATGAGGTGTCCGTTGATCTGCATGGGGGCATAGGCGTCGATCACCGCCTTGTAGTCCTCGGGAAGCTTGGTGCGGAGCTCGGCTTCCAAGTCGGCCCACGCTTCTGGGCTGGCGAACCGATCGTCGCCAGGGCCGAGCATGGCGAAGACCTCAGCGAGATAGTCGCGCACGGCTCTCCTCATCGGGTTCAGGGCGTTGGGCACCGCACCGGCGCCACCGCGAACGCCGTGGCCTCGCGAGGGTAACCGAAGGGAGCGACATCACGGCCTGCACGAATGCGCAGTACGCGCTCACCCACCCCCGATTCAGCGCGCCGTACAAGGCCCCGTGGCCGCGGCGGTGCTCGGGAGCCAACGCCAGGGCGACCAGAGTCTTCACCGGGCCGTCGGTGCACAGCACCGCGTCTGCGAGCTCGAACAGCGCGTCACGCCGCCCGGTCAGGCAGTCGTAGAAGACCCCCGGAAGCGCATCAATTCCCCGAACGGCTCGCACTGCACGCCCTGATCCACCACGACCACCAGCACGACCTTCGCGTCAAGTCCCGAATCTCTTGGCCGAGTTCAGGATCACGCGAACGCCGCCCAGCTGTTCGAGAAATCCCCATGGGGGTGACAGCCCCGGTGGATCGCCCCACCTCTAGATCCAGCGGTACTCCGGGTCCTTGTACTTTCGCTCCTCGGGGAAGGGCTCGCGAGCGTACTTGACCCGCTGGGGCGCGCAGGCTCCGATCGTCTCGTAGTTGCGTTGCGCTTCGGAGAGACTCAACGGCCCGTTCGGACCACCACGGACCTCATCCCGATCATGCTCATCACGTGATCACACCCTCGGCCTCCGCCCGGTCGCTCTCCATGTCGTCAGTGGCGGCCAGGTCGAGGCCGCAGGTCACGACCGGCAGGAAGGCCGGCGGCCGAGGCGCATCCCGGCCGCGCTCCACCGCGCACGCCCCCGGGCCGTTCTCACCCCGGTGGTCCCGACCGGTCGCACCGCCCGCCCGAGCGGCGCACGCTGAGCACGTGCCCCTTACCGACCCGCTGGACGAGCTGATCCACGTTCTGGTGCTCCGCGCCGACGAAGGCTTTTGTCCCGAAGCCGTCGTCCTCGCGCAGGGCCGGCTCCACACACCCACGCCCTGGCCCGCAGGCATGCCGCGGCGCAGCATCGGGGGCAAGCCCTTCCGCAACGCCCTGCGCGTCGCCCGGGCGTCTGCGGGTTCACTCGCCTACGCCGAAGGGTTCGCCCTGCGCGGGAGGGAGGTCGTGCACCATGCGTGGTGCGTCGACGTCCGTGGGACGGCGATGGATCCGACGTGGCCCGACGGGGACGGCCTGGCCTACGTCGGCGTGACGTTGGCGGGGGAATGGGTTGAGGCGGTGCGCCGTCGAACCGGCACCCGCACCGCGTTCCCGGGCGTGCTGGACGCCCACACGCAGCACACCCGGGACGCCGACCGCATCCTCACGTACGGGATTCCACCGACCGCGCTGCTCCCGGTCGGCACGCCCGCGCGGGAGCTCACGGAGCCGATCAGCCTCTCCCCGCGGAACAGGGTGCGGGAAGAGGTCGAACGCTCAGTAGGGAGCTGCTGAACCGGTCTGCTGCGGCAGACACTGACGGCCCGAGGGCCGGCTGCCGAGTGCGGGCTCGTGTCGACCGCACTGCTCCTGTCCGGGCGCCTGCCGTCGGGTGCCCGCCCGCGTCGGGCTGTTCGCCGACCGTTCCCTCCGGGTGATCTTTTCGTTTGACGTCCGGCTTCGAACGGGCGGGCCCCGGAGTGGCAGGCTGTGGCTGTGAGAATCGTGAGGGACGACCGGCCGAGGCCGTTGTCGACATGCTGGCTCTACTGGATCGCCGTACCGACCGGGGACCAAGCGGGAGTCATTGCGTCGCTGGGCCTCACCCGACCCCTACCCGTGACGTTCGCCGAGGCCGAGGCTGCCATCGACGAGGACGGACACGGAGGGGCCGAGGACAATCCGGACGGACTGGCCCGGGTGTACGTGAGTCCCGGGATCGAAGGGTGGACTCTGGTGATCGGCCCGTGGTGCGATCCGTGCAACAGCGACAGAAGCGACGAGGTCCTGCGTCTGTGCGTCGACCTCAGCTCCCGCTACGGAGCGGCGCAGGCGTACTACTTCGGCACGCAGAACGACGGCTCGGCTTGGCTGATCGCGGAGCACGGGGTGGTGGTGCGGCGCTACTGCGAGACCGGCAGCGTCGACGACGGCCTTCTCACGCTGGGTGAGCCGCTTGTGCAGGAGCGGGCGGAGCGGGAGCGGATGGGTCTGCCGCCCGTCCGGGACGAGAGCGCGCGCAACGATGATGCCGAGGAGGAGTGGAAGTGGCGTGCCTTCGACATGGCCGAGGAGATCGCCTCGGCCCTGGGCGTCAATCCGCTCACGCTGGACGGGTCGATGCGCGTGCACGGCGTCGGCGTTCTTGCGCAGACACCTGCTCCCGTGCGATGAGCGTCGGGTTCAGCACTTCGCCGCGGTCCCTCTCGGTTCGGTGCCCTTCCCGTGGTGGGTAAGCGGAGTCCTGGCCACCGGCGAGGCGTACGCCCGGCCCGCCCACCACTAGAAAGACACCGAACCACGACGAGCCGCTGCGAACCGCGAAGCCTCTACAGGTGGCGGCAGCGCAGGCCACACGGGACGGCTACGCTGCGGCCATGCCGACGATCAGGTTGAACAACGACAACGAGAAGAGCCTCGGGATCTGGGTCGAACCATGGGGCGAGGATTACTGGATGAACCCCAAGGAGCAGTTCACGATCACCACCGAGACTCCTGAGGGCGTGCACTCCGACGAAGAGCCCTTCGAAGTCGTCTTCCACGACCAAGGCGTCAGTCTCCATGTCAACATCGGCTACGAGGCCGTGGTCACGGACCAATCGGGTGGCGAACTGGAATGCGGACACCAGCGCCCTCTCGAAGTCCTCCGCGCCTGGACCGAGTCGGCCGAAGCCGCCGCCCAGCGAAACGCTGAGTCACCCACTCTCCGGGACTGGACCCGTGAGCATGCCCATCACATGCGGTGGGCACTGACACGAGCTGAAGCCGCCGCCCAGCAAGCGCAGGACGACCCCGCAGGCCGCGCCGACAGTTAGACGACAAGCGGAGAGACCTCAGGATGTGTCGGTGGGGACTGCCACCATGTCCCGTATGGACCTCGTACATCCGCTCGACGGCCTGGACGCTCTCTCCTGGTCCTCCCACTCGCATGCGTACGGCAGTGCGGAGGACCTGCCCGACATGCTGCGCGCGCTCGCGGGTGCGGATGCGGGCGCGGCGCGGGAGGCGCTGTCGGAGTTGTACGGGAGCGTGCTGCACCAGGGGACGGTCTACGACGCCAGCGCGGTGACGGTCCCGTTCCTGGCGGGCCTCGCGGCCGCCGGCCACCGTGCGGCGGACGTCCTGCGACTGCTCGGCGGCATGGCCGCGAGCGAGGACGAGCACGAGGTGGAGCCCGGCACGGTCCGCGCGGCCGTGGCCGCCCGGCTCCCGCTGCTCCTGCCCCTGCTGGCGGCAGCCGGGACGGACGTGCGACGAGCCGCCGCGTGGAGTGTGTCGTGCACCCGCGCGCGCATCGCGTTGCCCGCTCTCCACGCGCGTTGGGAGGAGGAGCCCGAGGCCGCGGTCCGGGCGGAAGTCCTGTCCGCGATCGCCCGGATCGACCCCGCGGCCGGCGCCGCCCTCGCAGCCACCGCCCTGGACTGTTCGCGGCCCGCCGAGGTGCGCCTGGCCGCCGTCCTCGCCCACCTGGACGCGGGCGCACCGTGGACCGGGGCCCTGCACACCGCGATGCTGTCGCTGCTGCCCGCCGACCCGCTGCGCTCCGCGTTCGACATCGACCGCACGGAACCGCTGGCCGCCGTCGTCGAGGCCCTGCTGGAGCGCAACCACCCGGCCGAACGCGAGGCGGCTCTCGCCCTGGTCGTGTCGGCGTTGCGCGACGGGCGGGCCGAGGTCCGGGAGGAGGGCATCCGGGCGGCCGACCGCGCGTGCATGATGTCCCGCAGCGCCCCGCTGCGCCTGGTGCCGGCCTTGCGTGCGGCGGGTGTCGACGAGGCGTCGGTGCTCGCCCTGTCGTCACTGCTGGGCCGCCTGGGCCCGGCCGCCGAACCGGCGGCGGACATCCTGATCCCCCTGGCCGGACGGGCCCCGGACGAGGACGACGACGTCGCGGACCGCGCCCTGGCCGCCCTGGTCCTCGTCGCACCCACCCTGGCGACGCCCTTCCTGGCCGCGGGCCTCGCGCGACGCCCCCGGGCCCTGGACGCGGCCGCCGGACTCCGCAGCCCGCACGACCCCTTCCCCTACGACCCCGGCCTGCTCACCGCGGTCCGCACCCGGCTCTCCCGGCCCCGGGACCTCGGCGGCAACGAACCCTGGCAGCTGACGAACCTCCTGGCCGGCTGGGGGAGCGCGGCGACAGAGGCCCTGCCCGAGCTGTGCGCACTGCTCCCGCACGCGCCCGACCCGGCGGCCCCGGCCCTCGCCGCCGTCGCCCGCGACAGCACACCGGACCAGCGGGCCCGCGCCGCAGCGGCCCTGCGAGCGGCAGCCGGCACCGGCGCCCTGGCCGCCGCGAAAGCCCTGAACGACCTCACCGGCGACACCGCGCCCCTCCTGCACCTCCTCGGCCCCGCACTCCGGCAGGGCGACTTCCGCCCCAGGCAGGCCGCCGCCGCGGCGGGAGAACTCGGCCCCCGGGCGGTGGCGCTGCTGCCCGAGCTGCGCGCGGCACTCGCCGGCCCCGGCGCCGGCACCACCTTCGCGCTGGACACGGACACCGCCCTCGCCGAGGCCCTGTGGCTGATCACCGGCGACGCGAACGAGGCGGTCACGGTCCTGGACTCCGTGTTCCGCCGCGCCGCACGCAACCGCTGGTCGCAATGGTCCGTCGCACGGGCCGCCCGTGTCGTGCGACTCCTCGGCCCCGCGGGGCGACCCCTTGCACCTCATCTGGAAGCAGCCCTTGCCGATCCGAGGTCGGCGCCGGCCGCCGTGCTGGCCCTGCTGACGGTCGCGGAACCCGGCACGCTCGATCGCCCCGCGCTCGCCGAAGCCGCACTGCGCGCCGCCGAAACGGACTCCGACCCCCAAGGCGCATGCGAAGCACTGGACACGCTCGGCATCGCGACCCTGACCGACGACCAGCTCGCCCGCCTCGCCGTCCTCGCGCACGGCGACGCCCGCACCGTCCGCTCCGGCACCGAAGACAGCATCATCCACCAGGACGAGGCCCTCCGGCGGCGCACGCAGGCGCTCCTCGCCACCGCCCCGACAACCGCCCGGCCCCGGCACCGGGCACGGTAGGACGACGCTCGCGCCACGGGGCAGGATCCTCGTGCCTTCTCCTCTGTCGGGCGGCGCGCCCGGCACCATGCCCGGGCCGGGATGTACCGCCGGCCGCGCCCTGTCGTGTCGGCCGGGGTTGCCATCGAGGACGGTGCGGATCCTGGGGGGTGCTCGCGCGCGTGGCAGGAGGGCAATGCCCGGCGGACCTGTGATTCGGTCTTCCGGCAGTGGGCCGACGACATGAGGCTGAAGGCCCCGATCGGCAAGGACCCCGCCTTCTCCGGCGCGGAGCCCTGCTGCCCCGGCGCTCTCCGGCGGCCGGGTGGACTGCCTGCCCGTGTGCGGGAGCCCCCGGGTGCCGGTGCCCCGGACCCGTCGGCTCGGCGGACCCGTCGAGGGTCCCGGCCGGGGTGTGCGGCTGCTCCTGTCCCGCACCGCCCGGTACGAGCACTCCCGCGGCCCGGGCGCCGCGCGGTGACGCCCGGGGCGGCCCGGCCGCCCGGCAGGCGTCCGCGTCGCGCGGCGGTGCCGACGGCGGCCGGGTCCGCCCGCCACGGTCGAGCGGGCGCGCTGGCGGCCTCACGACCGGGACTGTCGGCGCCGGCGCTTCACCGTGCTGGCGCCGACTCCGATCCGGGCCGCAGCGGCACGGCTCGGCATGTCGCGGGTGGCCTCGATGGCCTCGGTCATCGACGCGAAGCCGGCTGCCCGGGCGGTCGCTTCGAGCGCGTCCCGGCGGGCCTGTTGGGCGGCCGGGACGGTGCGCAGGGCAGCGGACCGGCGCGCGGCGCGCACCGCAGGAAGGCCGTCGGTGGCTTCGCGGGCCCGGGCCGAGCGGCGGGCGAGTTCTTCCGCGGGGGGCGCGCAGGCTCGCATCGGCTCGAGCAGGTCCGGGTCGGCGGCCATCGCTTCGGTGCGGGTCGCGGAGAGCGAGCGCCGAACGTCGGTCGCCATCAGTGCGGCGCTGGCGGGGAGCGCGTGCTCGGCACGGTAGCGGGCGGCCGACATCCCGTGGACGCGGGCAAGGTGCGGCGCCAGGGAGCGGAAGCGGCGACCGCAGGCCAGACACGTCACCAGACCGTCCGGATCGGCGCCGTCGGGCCGCCGCGAGCGCACCCGGGCGGCCGGCCGGGCGGCGGCGAGCAGGACGTCCAGCTCCCACAGCAGTGCCCGGTCGCGCCTGCGGCAGGCGACCGGCCCCGGCCAGCGGCCCCGCTGCTGCTGCATCACGGCCTTCAGGCTGCCGGGGGCGTAGCCGAGGAGGGGTTCCGCCTCCCGCCGGGTGACCAGGCGAAAGGCGGCGTCGAGGTGGTCCACGGGTCAGCGGCGCCCGTCGCGAATCTGGTAGAGCCGCGAGCGGGACAGATCGGCGGCCTTCTCCAGCTCGGCGACCTTCACCTTGGTGACCTTCCGGTTGAGCATCGCGGAGCGAACCAGCGAGTTGAACTCCTCGTCGGCGTCGGCCTTCACCTTGTCCCGGTAGCGGCGCGCATCCTCGACGGCC comes from Streptomyces sp. TLI_053 and encodes:
- a CDS encoding SAM-dependent methyltransferase, whose translation is MSEQATARGDDEPAAEVVLDIHRPHSARMYDFFLGGTTNFEPDRVAAAQTLAVFPHAPLAARANRAFMHRSARMLAESGITQFLDIGTGIPTSPNLHEIVQAVDPACRVVYADNDPIVLIHAQALLRSSAEGRTAYIQADVRDPEHVLDAVEKTGVLDLDRPVALSMNALLHFVPDDDGAHEIAQAFKDRLRAPGSALAISHFTPDHAPQDAARAARVYREAGTLVQARTREEFARFFTGWDLLEPGIVPTPRWRPDAESALSPVSDAHASCYGAVAVRP
- a CDS encoding sigma factor-like helix-turn-helix DNA-binding protein, yielding MTEHETAAARSRAALHLAFTAFCDTHGNAWFGLARARLHDDVLALRAVQRMKDHLWRQWAVALREEHPASYAWMLIKSAVADAVAEVIAETGRPPGSPPADRAEAIRYFADQARIGLETLGDHEHLYQAVLRLAERQYDVVVLRYLLGLKDALIAEHLGISETNVRSTAHQALRRLNRLMAGTDRDNKE
- a CDS encoding SMI1/KNR4 family protein, whose amino-acid sequence is MRRAVRDYLAEVFAMLGPGDDRFASPEAWADLEAELRTKLPEDYKAVIDAYAPMQINGHLILKHPATERWNLGKEIRQTSRAWAELDWERENWLEPEEDARAVLGLSKMTFGTKDGLIPLTSTDRGEYIFLAPLPDGTGVRICAVEHDGSWYEYRMSFAEWLYRYLIGEDMVGPNSSTFYPGPVLLEPLPMSPDDRPTPTHGPHRRM
- a CDS encoding MucR family transcriptional regulator, which codes for MDHLDAAFRLVTRREAEPLLGYAPGSLKAVMQQQRGRWPGPVACRRRDRALLWELDVLLAAARPAARVRSRRPDGADPDGLVTCLACGRRFRSLAPHLARVHGMSAARYRAEHALPASAALMATDVRRSLSATRTEAMAADPDLLEPMRACAPPAEELARRSARAREATDGLPAVRAARRSAALRTVPAAQQARRDALEATARAAGFASMTEAIEATRDMPSRAAAARIGVGASTVKRRRRQSRS